TCATCGTCACGACCAGAATGTCATTAGGGAGCACCAGATTGTGTTATCTATATGAGTGTGGATTGTCTTTAGATCTACAGCTATCTAATTACTCACTATTATTCGTAAACAATTAACTAGCACAATCATCTACATGTCATTGTTGTATTGTAGATAGGGGTGTGCAGGTCTAAGTACCTTGTATTTTTCATGGTATTCGGATTGTACCTTATAGGTAACTAATTCTAAGATTTTGGAATCGAATCTTATCATGCTAAGACCTAGAACCGAATCCTACATAGAacttgtattataccacaggtttcAGATACTTTATAAgaatcgatatatatatatatatatatatatatatatttgttttcaaaaacaataactaaaatatataaaaccgAAAGACTTCATCCATATTATCCACAATAGCAAAATAAAAGTATACATCTACAATAAAACTAGTCCGGGCTAGTGGAAAAGACCAAAGGGAAAGAgcaagagaagaggaagaagagctAGGCCGACATTAGAGAATCATGGTTTAGACATATGACTtgacttgaatttttttttaaattctgaatttattatatttattaaatatgaaatacaaatttactataacatataaaatgaaaaaagaaacaagGTCTCGGTACATGTTCCGATTCAGATTTTGGGTACCTTGTGTAGAGCAACCAGAATCGAAACCTGTTTTTACCGATTCCTTAAATTGTTATCCGGATCCTATCTTGTTTTTAGTTGGATCTACATAGACCCTACCATAACAAGTAGATTCCAACAAGTTCCCGGTCTACTTGATACTTGTGCACACTCCTAATTGTAGAGTCATTCTTTGGATAATAAACATAGAACGAGGTGTTCATATTTATATTGGTATCCGAAATCCCCCCGCACATCTAATGTCTGAGGGATTTTTAGGCAATTCATATCCATATGTCATATTGATTACTTTTAATAAGACACAACACCTCATAGCATAAATAAGGGCGTTACTTGGAGGAGAAAATTCACAGAGAAAATGCTGAGGAGGTGGAAGGCCAAGAAAATGCTTCTAGCTCTGTAGACGAATGGGCAAATGCATCTACAAAGGAAGTTCAGCTGGGGGGAAAACGCCTTCCAAGAAGTGCATCGAAGGGAGTCGCTCAGGTAGTCTTGAAAGTGCAGGGCACAAGGAAGTCAAGGTCGAGTAAAGGAGGTAAACctccaaaataaattaatgtttGTAGCTTCATGGAATGTTAGAGGGCTAAACGATCCTCTCAAACAGAAAATGGCATATAAATTTGTCCAGGAGTATGATTTAGGAATTTTTGCTATTATTGAAACACGTGTTAAGGAgataaattgtaaaaaaatagttgatggatggaaagGTTGGtctctttttgaaaattaccAGTTTGCTAGTAATGGAAGACTTTGGATAACGGTACGGGAGGATTTACAAGTGCAATTACTCGGTAAATCCAACCAATTTATTCACCTCCTTTTTAATGTGCCCAAAGGAGTTGGTTGGACTGCAATAACCTTTGTTTATGCTTCAAACGATATACTGGAGAGACGGGTGCTATGGCAGGATTTGCAAGCATTGGCTGTAAACATGAGACACAGCTGGGTATTGATGGGGGATTTCAATGCGGTCAAGGGCACTGAGGAGGTTAAAGCTGTTGGGAGAGAGGTGGTCATCGACCAAAGCATGAGGGATTTCTCTGATTTCATGAATGCAGCTGAGCTCATAGACCACACTTCTATTGGTTGTTACGTTACGTGGAGTAATAAACGACAAGAGGGATTCCAAGCTAGGAAGATCGACAGAGTCTTCGTAAATGAAAAATGGTTTCAAGGGGACACAGCTTCAACTGTAGAATTCCTTCCCCCTGGTATCTCCGACCACTGCCCAGCTTTGTTGAAATTTGGAGAAAAGGAGAATGCAGGTCCTAAGCCATTCAAATTTTTTCACTTCTGGATTGAACACCCGGGGTATATGGCACTAGTTGAGAGAGTCTGGTCCAAGACTCAAGAGGGTACCCCAATGGTTGTGCTTTACAAGAAGTTGAGATTCCTCAAGATGCAACTCAAGGATTTCAACAGATCTGAATTTGGGAATGTGCACACACAGGTCACGGACCTACAGAATGAACTTGCTCAGGCTCAAGCTACATTGATGGAAAGCGCTTGCGAATCTCCAGAATCTATCAAGAAGGAAATGGACTTGAGGGTAAAGCTACTAGCAGCACTTGACAAGGAGGAGAAGCTCCTGAAACAGAAATCTCGGGTGGCATGGCTAAAAGCTGGAGATCAAAACACCTCATTCTTTcacaaagcagtaaaaggcaGAAATGCAAAATCCACTATACGAGTCCTATACTCCACTTCGGGTGCCAAATTAGAAGGAGTGCAGGCAATTAAAGCTGAAGCAGTGAATTTCTATGAGGGTCTTATTGGGAGGAAGGATGACTGTATCAGGGAGTCTCGGCCTCTATGCTTTCCTCCATCTTCAAGAGGAAAGTTCCCgcttccaaatatcagatgctcCTGTCTCCTATAGCGGATGCTGAGATCAAAGAAGCCTTATTCTCGATGGGTAATGACAAGTCATCGGGCCCGGATGGTTTCACAGCTTTTTTCTTTAAGCATGCCTGGCACATCGTTCAACATGACTTCACTAAAGCTGTGCAGTACTTCTTCTCCTCAGGAAAGCTTCGAAGGGAGGTAAACTCAACTATTATTGCCTTAgttccaaagaaggagaaagctGATTGCATGAAAGATTTTCGGCCTATATCGTGCTGTAATGTAGTTTACAAATGCATTACTAAGGTGCTTGCCAATAGATTGAAAGAAGTACTCCCTGATATTATCAGCTTAAATCAAATAGCTTTTGTGCAAGGAAGGAGAATTTCGGATAATGTTTTACTTGCCCATGAGCTTGTGAGAAACTACCACAGGCAAGGAGTATCCCCTCGATGTGCTATAAAGATAGATCTTATGAAGGCCTTTGACTCTTTAAGTTGGGATTTCATTCTCAACAGTTTGGAAGCCATGGGATTTCTTCCCATTTTTCTCTGGTGGATTAAAGGCTGCATCACCTCGCCTTATTTTTCTGTGGCTATTAACGGATCCTTAGCAGGATACTTCCCAGGCCAGCGAGGAGTTAGACAGGGTGACCCACTATCCCCATTTCTTTTCGTCATTGCCATAGAGGTATTTTCACAGCTTATGGATTCAGCTGCAGCTGAAGGTAAAGTTGGCTATCATCCGAGATGTAAGTCACTTCAATTAACCCATCTATGCTTTGCGGATGATTTGCTGCTATTCACAAATGGTTCTAAGACGTCCATTGCTGCCATTCTTGATCTGTTGAACACATTTTATCATTGGTCTGGCTTGAAGTTGAACCCTGAAAAGTCTGAAATATTTACGGGAGGCATCTCTGGGGAATCTGTGCTTGATCTGATGACTTGGTCTGGTTTTAAAAGAGGTGTGCTCCCTGTGCGTTATTTAGGTCTCCCCCTTATATCTGGGAAACTCTCTTCAAGGAATTGTGAAGCCCTAACTGAGagaattgtgaaaagaatcAAGAGTTGGTCTGTGAAGCACCTGTCTTATGCAGGTAGATTGCAATTGATCAACTCTGTCCTCTTTAGTATGGCCAGTTACTGGTGCTCCCACTTCATTCTTCCGAAACAAGTTGTAAAGCTAGTGCATCAGAAATGTCGATCATTCCTCTGGAAAGGTCTCGAACAACACACAGGTGGGGGCAAAATCAGTTGGGAGACCGTTTGTCTTCCCAAAGCTGAGGGAGGCCTCGGCATCAAAGATTTAAGTTTATGGAACAAGGTTTGTGTGCTGAAAAACTTATGGTCTTTCCTAGCGAGTTCAGGGTCCCTTTGGGTTGCGTGGGCCAAGAAGCACTTAACAAAAGGCCGAAGTCTTTGGTCTTTACGTATACCTGGAGATTGCTCATGGAATTAGAGGAAACTAATGCAACTTAGACCTCTGATGTTTCCTTATGTTACTTGTGAAGTTGGCTCTGGTACAACAGTCTCATTTTGGCATGATACTTGGCTTCCAGTCGGTCCTTTGATCAAATTTTGCTGCAGAGGACTTCAATGCTTCCCTTCTCTTAGTGAGCATGTAAATATTAGCGCTGTCCTAACGGAAGGCCATTGGCATTGGCCGAGGAGCTCTGACCCACAAGCCTCTTTGATCCGAGACATGGCCGCTAATCTCGAACCTTCCAACCAGGATAGAGTTTTATGGTCTCTTCACAAATCGGGGCAATATTCTCTTGCTAATGCATGGAAGTGTTTAAGGCCCAGCAGTCCAAGAATTGAATGGAGCAATGCAATTTGGTTTGATGGGCACTTTCCTCGttcttcttttattagttGGCTCTGTATTCATAACAGATTAGCGACGAAGGATCGTCTTTTCAAATGGAGGATTCAGCTTCAAGCAACTGAATGTGATTTCTGTCATATGCAGTGGGAGACTCGTGACCATCTCTTTTTTGATTGTCCAGTTACCCAAGGAATTTGGAGAAGTTTGTTGGCTCGAATCGGCTTACACCGAACACAAGTATGCTGGAGTACGGAATTTCGTTGGATATCCTCTCTTCGAGGCAAGAAACTTGATGTGATTTGCTTAAAGTTACTTTGGACACACTACATTTACAGCATATGGCGAGAGAGGAACGCTAGAATCTATCAAGGACAAACCTCATCTACAGCGGCTATGGTTCGAAAGATCTTTGCAAACGTAAAAGCAAAGTTATATGTACTCCCCCGATTCTCTCACAAAATTGTAAACTCTGTCATAGTCCATCACATCTTTTACCCTCTTGATAATGCTAATagttaatcaatttttttttggggtgtaGACTGGGAGTCCTTTGATGTTGGTGATGATGTACAGGGTAAATGGTCTCTTGATGTAAATCCTTTTGATTAATGAAACTCTCTaccatttatccaaaaaaattcaCAGAGAAACTATTGATTTCTCTGTACCCGACTCTCCACTCGAATGGGAAAATTTGCATCCatattgaagaagatgaaaaggTTTAGCTAAAAGATATGCCAATTTTAACAACTCTTTCTCGTGTCCTTAGCTCTAAAGGAAGCTGTAGGATGTCATTGAAAAGAAGGTAAAAGTAGAGGGACCATATTATAGGAAGTATAAGGATGAGCAACCAAAGTCAATCAATCAATGACTTTCGGGTTTCAACGGTCCGACCCGCAATCGAAACGGGTCACACCGGCGAGTAGAAGAGGAgatagagagagggagagagagattcCCAATAGCAGCTAGCAGGCAGTCGCTGTAGCTTCGTTCCTTCTCGCCTCTTCTCTTATCCCGTCCTCTCTCAGCCGTAGCCGTCGTCGTCtcattctcctcctcctcctcaatcCCGAGCTCGTCGGAGAAGAAGGCGCTGGAAAATTTCGCTGCTTCAGCTTCAGAGTTGTAATTTGTTCGTCGAAGTTGGAATGGCGCATACTTGTGTGTCCACCGCGGCTTCCTCGCTCCGGTTCAAATCGCTCGCTCTCTCCGGAAACCCTAGCTCGTCTCTCGATTATCAGAAGCTTTCCCTTCCCTTCGAGCCCCTTCGTTCGAGGTACGTACGCGCTTGGTGAATTTTGTTTTGGTATAGTTGAAGTTTGAGCgaagaaattaatttagaGCCGCGGACGGGTGAAATTTGTTGCCGTGGAGTTCGGATTTGGAGCTTGAGCATGCTTTGATTGAGAATACTGTGGATGTTGCTTAATGGAGGCGCTCAATTGAGAATAGAGCTGTAAAAGACTGAGGTTTTAGTTGAACTGGGTCAAATGGATAACTCGGGTATCGAATTATAACAGCAGTGGAATTGTGTGTGCGTTCTTGGTCTGTTTTGAATGACGAAAGCTCGAACCTTGAAGTAAGGAGCATTGGTTTTGACATTCTTTAGTTAGtttcgtagtttttctttttcggaaattaacttgtaGTCGTACTATATCGAGAAGATTTAATCATTGGAAATTGCCTGATATTTCAGCATAAACTGATAGTTAGGTTGAAAATTATATTCCTTTCTATAGCCATGAGGGATGTTCGTTTATCTTCATGATAGTCACATTACATGGACTTGATGGGAGTCCAGCATCTCTAAAAAAGTACAATATCTCGAGCCTTGTTAGCTCTGAGAATGAGTATTGCTGCTAAAAGTTGCATCTTTgcatcattttaattttctcagGAAACTTAAGAAGTTAGTCACCAATAGAAAGAGCAGTCAGCACACTCCAGCGAAGGCCATATACTCTGGTGATTCTTGGTCTCCtgagaggagttctcgacaGGGCATTTGGTCCATCAGGTgagatatatttttaatttgtcaCCTATTGACACCAGCCCCTACTGACCCTTCTAACTGCTGCATTTCATGGTTTTGTTTTTCTAGAGATGATTTGCAAATGCCATCTTCGCCCTACTTCCCCACATATGCACAGGGACAGGGGCCGCCACCGATGGTACAAGAGCGTTTTCAGAGCGTTATTAGCCAGCTTTTTCAATATGTAAGGATTGCTACTAAGATAGGTTTCTACTTTTGTGTGGCTCGTATTGTTGTTACCTCTTTCATGATTATGGTGCTTTAATATGAATGGCAGAGAATAATACGCTGTGGAGGTGCTGTCGACGATGATATGGCCAACATTATTGTTGCTCAGCTGCTTTACCTTGATGCAGTTGATCCTACTAAGGTGTGATTTTGGTGGCTTGATAAAGTGAACAGTTTTACATTCATAGCTATTGGCTCATTACTAAACTTTTAAACATGAATAGTTGAAGAAGTTAATAGATCTAACATAATTCCCATGAAATACTACTTTTCACAGTGTTGTACATACTCCATGACAGTCTGCTCCCTTTATTTAACAAGCACTTCAAATTTGCCAAAACTTGTTGCAAGACTAACAAGTTTGCTGTATATACCTTTAATAGGATATTGTCATGTATGTCAACTCTCCTGGTGGATCTGTTACTGCTGGTATATCACAccacaaacatatatattcattcattttttattttccctatGGAGTGGTTTGCCTGAGTTGTTCGTTTACTCAGGTATGGCTATATTTGACACGATGAGGCACATTCGACCTGATGTTTCAACAGTGTGTGTTGGTCTCGCTGCTAGGTAATGGTGATATGGATTATTCTGCTGTGGCAATTAATCTCTGAACTCTTTTATTGGTTCATAGGAAGAGAGAAATGACATCATTTTTTGCATTACATTGTTGAGGAACCACTGGTTGAGATTTAGATGTCATctaattcttttaaatttcttgggCAGTATGGGTGCTTTCTTGCTCAGTGCTGGAACTAAAGGTAAATAGTCGTCTATTATCTCCTGTCAATCTCTCCATGAATATTTTGTTCTCCGACGCTTTTGTATATCGTTCTCTCTGATGCAACTGCAGGGAAAAGATTCAGCCTGCCAAACTCGAGGATAATGATCCATCAACCACTTGGTGGAGCTCAAGGTGGACAAACCGATA
Above is a window of Punica granatum isolate Tunisia-2019 chromosome 7, ASM765513v2, whole genome shotgun sequence DNA encoding:
- the LOC116214321 gene encoding ATP-dependent Clp protease proteolytic subunit 5, chloroplastic; the protein is MAHTCVSTAASSLRFKSLALSGNPSSSLDYQKLSLPFEPLRSRKLKKLVTNRKSSQHTPAKAIYSGDSWSPERSSRQGIWSIRDDLQMPSSPYFPTYAQGQGPPPMVQERFQSVISQLFQYRIIRCGGAVDDDMANIIVAQLLYLDAVDPTKDIVMYVNSPGGSVTAGMAIFDTMRHIRPDVSTVCVGLAASMGAFLLSAGTKGKRFSLPNSRIMIHQPLGGAQGGQTDIDIQANEMLHHKANLNGYLSYHTGQSLEKINQDTDRDFFMSAKEAKEYGLIDGVIMNPLKALQPLAEAAGQ